Below is a window of Pseudoalteromonas undina DNA.
CGGGGTGATCACGGCGGCTATCGGCAGTCTATTCTTTTTAAGTATATTGTATTTTCGTAAGCGCCAGCTGGTGGTTCAATAATGAAAACACTAATGGTACAAGGCACTACCTCAGATGCGGGTAAAAGCACCTTAGTTGCAGCGCTTTGCAGAGTGTTTGCCAATCAAGGTGTTAATGTTGCGCCGTTTAAACCGCAAAACATGGCGCTTAATAGTGCCGTAACTCACGATGGCGGTGAAATTGGTAGAGCCCAAGCATTACAAGCCGTTGCAGCAAAAGTAGCACCTGAAATAGACTTTAACCCGATATTACTCAAACCCAATAGTGATACCGGCGCGCAAGTTATTATTCATGGTAGGGCTATCAGCAATATGGAAGCCGACTCTTACCATGACTATAAAAAAGTGGCTATGGAAGCGGTATTAACCTCGCATAATCGTTTAGCTAAACGCTTTGACTTATTGTTGGTTGAAGGGGCTGGTAGCCCAGCTGAAATTAACTTACGCGCAAACGATATCGCCAATATGGGCTACGCCGAAAAGGTCGATTGCCCGGTTATTATTATTGCTGATATTGATAAAGGGGGTGTGTTTGCTCACTTAGTAGGGACTTTGGCGCTATTAAGCGAATCAGAGCAAGCACGGGTAAAAGGCTTTGTGATTAATCGTTTTCGTGGTGACATTAGCCTATTACAAGGCGGGTTAGATTGGCTTGAAGAGTACACAGGTAAACCTGTGTTAGGGGTGTTACCCTACCTACACGATTTAGCACTTGATGCCGAAGATGCCGTTGCCATAGATAATAATGTGACCGAAGCCAGCATTAATATTGCGGTGCTGCTAGTGCCTCATATTAGTAACCATACCGATTTTGATGCACTGCGATTACACCCACATATAAATATAACCTATGTGCGCCATACTCAAACAATTCCTGATGTTGATTTAATTATTGTGCCTGGCAGTAAAAATGTACTTAGCGATTTGGTATTTTTAAAAAATGAAGGCTGGGATCAGCAAATAAAACGCCATTTACGCTATGGTGGCAAAGTATTGGGTATTTGCGGCGGTATGCAAATGCTAGGTAATACGATTTGTGACCCTAATGCGGTGGAATCATCATTAGGGCAAATAGCTGGGTTAGCGCTTAGCGATTTTGATACGTTATTGGGTGAGCAAAAAGTGCTAAGCCAAGTAAATGCAATACTCAATTTAAACCAGCAGCAGGTTGCTTGTCAGGGTTACGAAATACATGCTGGGATCAGTAAAGGTCAAGCGCTCAACAAACCACTTATTCGCTTTAACAAACACCCAAATGGCTTTGAAACTGATGGTTTTATTAGTGATGATAATGCTATTGCTGGTACTTATTTACATGGCTTATTTGACAACGCAGCCGCTACAGAACTGCTATTAAAGTGGCTAAAACCAGACAGTGAAATTAGTGCTATCAGCATCAATGAACATCGCGAGCGCCAGCTAGAACGCCTCGCTGAAATGTGCCAAACACATTTAAACATTGAACAAATTATTAAAATTTACCAAGGACATAACAATGACTGAATCAACAAACGACAAGCACCAACAGCGCCAGCAAAAAGTAAAAGAACAAGTTGATGCTCGAGTAGCAGCGGCACAGCAAGAAAAAGGCATTTTTCAGGTTATTACTGGTAATGGCAAAGGTAAATCAACCTCTGGTTTTGGTGTGGTTGCACGCTGTGTTGGCCATGGTAAAAAGGCCGCGGTATGTCAGTTCATTAAAGGTACATGGGAATGTGGTGAGCGTAATTTACTACAAGGTGCTGGAGTTGAATTTGCTGTTATGAACACAGGTTTTACTTGGGATACGCAAAATAAAGAGGCCGATACTGCGGCAGCACAAGCAACATGGCAAGAGTCAAAGCGGATGCTAAGCGACAGCAGTATCGATGTGGTATTACTCGATGAGCTCACCTATATGGTGACCTATGGCTATATCGACCTTGAGGAAGTGGTTGCTGCAATTAACAACCGACCTGCAATGCAATCGGTAATTATTACTGGCCGTGCTGCGCACCGTACCTTAATTGAGCTGGCCGATACCGTAAGTGAAGTGCGTAATGTAAAGCATGCGTTTGAGTCGGGCGTAAAAGCACTAAAAGGCTTTGATTACTAATGTTAAAACGCATTATTCTTGGGCTGTTATTGTTTGCTGTTTATGTACCTCAAGTATTAGCCGACAAGCCGCTTCGTATTGTGGCTTTGGCACCACACATAGTCGAAAATTTATATGCTATTGGGGCGGGTGATCTAATAGTGGGCACGCTGGATTACGCAGATTACCCACAAGAGGCGACTAAAATTGAGCGTATCGGCGGCTATAATGGCATTTCTATCGAAAAGTTACTCATGCTCAAGCCTGACATGGTCATTGCGTGGAAAAGCGGTAATCAGGCAGAAGATTTAGCACAAATTAAGCGACTAGGGATTGAATTGCATTTAAGTAATCCACGCTCTATTGAAGGCGTAGCTAAGGAAATACTAAAATTAGGTCAATTAACCGGTCATATTGAGCAAAGTAAAAAAGTAGCTGAGGCATTTACAGTTAAGCTCAACGCAATTAAAGCCGCGCAGCATAATAAAACCATGCTTACTGGGTTTTATCAGCTGTGGCCAGAGCCTATGATGACGGTATCAAAAAATACCTGGATAAATCAGTTAATCGAAACCTGCCAAGTAACCAATGTATTTGCCGACAGCGACACAGATTACCCACAAATCAGCATTGAAAACGTGATAGTGACTAAGCCACAAGTTATTATTATTCCTGATGAAAAATCAAAACGGGTAATACCTACAGTTAATTGGCAGCAATGGCCTGAAATTCCGGCGGTTAAATATGAGCAATTTATTAGTGTTAACGCGGATTTATTACATCGTTTTTCCCCTAGAATGCTTGATGGGTTAGCACAAATGTGTGACAAAATTGAGGTATCTAGAGAACTTATTAAGAGTCAATTATGAGCAACTGGTCATCTTTTTTAAATCACGAACTTAGCCAAGCATATATGCAGCAAACCCTTGAATATGTTGCGAATAAACGATCAAACGGTATTGCTGTGTATCCACCAGAACCGCAGGTGTTTAGTGCATTTGATGCAACTCCACTTAGCGATATTAAAGTGGTTATATTAGGCCAAGACCCTTACCATGGAGAAGGGCAAGCGCATGGCTTGTGTTTTTCTGTATTGCCTGAAGTTAAAAAGCTCCCGCCTTCACTTAAAAATATTTATAAAGAGTTAGTGACTGACATTAATGGTTTTATTACGCCAGAGCATGGCTATTTACAAAGCTGGGCAGATCAAGGCGTGTTTTTGCTTAATACCGTATTAACAGTAGAGCAAGGCCAAGCCCATTCCCATAAACATTTAGGTTGGGAGCAATTTACCGATAACGTAATTACTCATATAAATGAGCATTGCCAAGGAGTGGTGTTTATTTTGTGGGGCGCACATGCACAAAAAAAAGGTAAAAGCATTGATCGCCAGCGCCATCATGTATTGTCTGGACCGCACCCTTCACCGCTTTCAGCGCATCGCGGCTTTTTTGGCTGTCAGCACTTTTCAAAAACCAATGAACTGTTAATAGCGCAAGGAGCGCAGCCCATTAATTGGCAAGTATAGGGTAATTGGTATTAAAAAAGGCTTTCATAAATGAAAGCCTTTTTAGTTGCTGTTGTTGATTAAAACTCTAATTCATCAATAGCAATACTATCAGCAAAATAGTCGAGCTCCTGTAGTTCTTTGCGCAAACGTTGCTTATCTTTTATTGCTTCTATTTCGCGCCATTTTCTTTTTTTATTTTTTTGAGAGGTTTTTTTCGATGTATCAGAACCTTCTAATATCTCTATTATTTCGTTTAGGCTATCCATTGATTATCTCCTATTGACCACTTTTTGAACCTCGGCAGTATCTATACCACAGCTATTAATAAAATAGAATATAAATGTGACGAAACTGTTACTGATGGGTGGTATTTTGATGAAGATCAATACAAAAAGAACGTAAATGGGGACAAGTCGAGTATTTAAAGTAAATCGCAGACATAAAAAAACGCCGCTAAAAGCGACGTTTCTTAACTCATTAAACAGCTGTTAGTTACATCGCTTTAAAGCGTGCCTCTAGTTGCTCTTGCGCATCTGCAAATGAGCGAATACCTTCAGCTAGTTTCTCAGTGGCCATAGCATCTTGGTTATGTAACCAACGGAACTGTGCTTCGCTAAGTGGCTCTGGTTTTGGCTCTTTAGCAATGTCGCTCTCTAGTAAGTACTCTTGTGCGTCTTCTAAATTACCTAGCTCTTCTAAAAGATTAGGACTAATTGTTAGCTTATCGCAGCCTGTAAGGGCAATAATTTCACCGGTGTTACGAAAGCTTGCGCCCATAACAACCGTTTTGTAATCGTGACGTTTGTAAAACTCAAAAATACTACGCACCGATTGTACGCCAGGATCTTGTAGCGGGTCGGTTGGTTTTTCCATACCGTTTGCTACGTGCCAATCTAAAATTCTGCCAACAAATGGCGAAATTAAAAATACGTTTGCATCAGCACAGGCACGAGCTTGAGCATCACTAAATAAAAGCGTTAAGTTACATTTAGTGCCTTCTTTTTCTAACTGTTCTGCGGCTTTAATGCCTTCCCAAGTAGAGGCAACTTTAATTAAAATCTTGTCTTTGCTTACACCTTCTTTCTCGTAAAGGCTTAGTAAAGTATGTGCTTTATTAATTGTTGCTTGGGTATCAAATGATAAACGTGCATCAACCTCAGTAGAAATATAACCCGGAACAATTTCGCTAATTTCTTTACCGAGTAACACTGCAAAATAGTCACAAGCCAGCTCTAGTTGTTTTGCAGGCTGTTGCTCGGTTTCTTTAGCGTATTGCCATGCTTTATCTAGATAAGGTTTGTAAGCTTCAATCTCGCTCGCTTTTAAAAGCAGCGATGGATTGGTAGTCGCATCTTCAGGTTGATGTTTTTTTATGGCTTCTATATCGCCCGTGTCGGCCACGATAGAAGAATGTTGTTTAAGCCTTTGTAGAGCGCTAGTCATTTGCTTTTCCTCATTCCAAGCAAGTTAAAAGAAAATCTAAACTACCTTAATATAGCTATACTGCAACAGTGTGACAATGCTTGATAGGTCTTATGTCCTTATCAATGAAAAAACGGTAACGGTTGAGTTTTAGGTAGGATAATTTTAAACAAAACGTGCTTTTCGTCTCATTTAATGTTGAAATTGACATTAAATAATTTACAAGTCAATAGCTAACTATGATCACTGTTATTTCACCAGCAAAGAATCTTGATTACGACACGCCACCCGCAACAGATAAGTTCACTCAACCTGAATTACTTGAGCACAGCGAAGCGCTCATGAAAGTATGCCGTGAACTAACTCCTGCGCAGATTGGCAGTTTAATGAAAATTAGCGATAAGCTCGCGGGCCTTAATGCAGCACGTTTTAGTGAGTGGGCGCAACCGTTTACTACGAGTAATGCTAAACAGGCTGTGCTTGCCTTTAATGGCGATGTATATGGCGGTTTAGATGCCGACACCCTAACGGCTAAGCAACTTGATTATGCTCAAGAGCATTTACGTATACTCTCGGGTTTATACGGATTATTAAAACCACTTGATTTAATGCAAGCCTACCGCCTAGAAATGGGTACAAAGCTTGAAAACAGCCGTGGTAAAAACCTATATGAGTTTTGGGGCAGTATTATTGCTAATAAACTTAACGACGTTTTAGCGGCGCAAGATGCACAATACTTAGTTAATTTAGCGTCTAACGAATACTTTAAAGCGGTAGATAAAAAATCGCTTAACGCACAAATTATTACGCCACATTTTAAAGACTGTAAAAACGGCCAATATAAAGTGATTAGCTTTTACGCTAAAAAAGCGCGCGGTATGATGGCGCGTTACCTTATCGAAAACCAAGTCACGCAGTTAAGTCAGCTTAAAGAGTTTACCGTGGCCGGTTATTACTTTAGCTCAGAGGCAACCACTAAAGAACTTGAACCGGTATTTTTGCGCGAAGAGCAAAGCTAAATTTAGCGCTATTTGCAGCTAAACACATACCCAAAAAGCTATGCACTGCATGGCTTTTTTTATACTGGCGCTATTTTTGCAAACCTTAGGTTATTAATAGAAACTAAGGTATAAAATAAATGCTCTCAATTCCCTCAATTACAGAAGCCGAAAAACTTATAGAAGAGAAGCTCGGCGGTTGGTTTGATGTTGTTATAAGTCATATCCCTAACTTTATAGTCGCGGTGATTATTGCGATTATATTTTCATTCATTGCCCGCCTTGCAGGCAAAGGAATGAAAAAAGTATTACGTCGCTCGCTCGATTCAACTCAAATTGCCGACTTAATGGCCTCCATTTTTAAAGTTATTGTTCTGAGTGTTGGGGTCTTTATTGCCCTTGATTTTATGGGCTTAAAAAGTACCGTTACGTCACTGCTTGCGGGTGCAGGTATTGTTGGTCTCGCCATTGGTTTTGCTTTTCAAGATATGACCGAAAACCTAATTGCGGGTATTGCTATGGGTATTCGTAAACCGTTCAAAGCGGGTGATGTTATCGAGACCGATAACGTATTTGGTTCAGTGCATTCAATAAACTTGCGCAACACACTAATAGAGAGCTTTTACGGGCAGTTGATACTGGTTCCTAATAAAATACTATTTAGAAATGTACTGCGTAATTACAGCACTTTAGGGGTCAGAAGAATAGAGGTACCTGTAGGTATTTCTTACGCTGATGATATAGAAAAAGCCAGTGAAGTTATTGTCGAAAAAATTAATCAATTCGACTTTGTGATCCGCAAAAATGAGACCGCGGTGTACGCAGAAGGCTTTGGTGATAGCAGTATAAACTTACTGGTATGGTTTTGGATTAAATACCCTGGTGAGCCCGATTTTATGACGGTGCGTCACAAAGGTGTTGTGGCAGTAAAGCAAGCACTCGATGCTGCTGATATAAGTATTCCGTTTCCTATTCGTACGTTGGATTTTGGTATTAAGGGCGGTGAAAAACTCGATGCCATGATAAGCGATAAAATAAGTCAGCAGTCAGCAAACAAAGAGGGTGACAATAATACTGATGCAAGCCAAGGTAAATAAATAATTTAAAACCCGATGGTAAAAGCATTGGGAAATAGTTACTGACTATCAGCGCGTTTTTACAAAGTAAAACGCGCTTTTTTATAATAATTAATTGATGATCTGAAGTAATTAAAGCCTTGCGTTAACTAAGTTAAAGCGTCTTAATTAGAAAACTATATCGATAAGGTTTCTCATCTCAAAATAGATTACTTAATTAATCGAATTTGTGCTCAAGCTTGATGCAAGCCCTATATAGTAAGTGTCTGTGAGTAATAAAGGATTCAATGGTATAAGTAGCTGCAATGAGCGTCGCGATTGGTGCGTAAACGAAAAGGCTTTTAATCAAGCTATTTAAACTGGATTGGGATTATGTCTGTATTGAATTTATATTGTGAAGGCCATAAAAAGCGCCGCTTGTGTTGGAGAAGCAAGCAGCGCTGAAGAATAAGTTAAGAAGGAGGTGTATTAAATAACACTAATTTTGTTGCGAATTACTTTAACTCCATCCATATTTTCTAAAAATTTTTGTGCAAGAGCACGTTCAAAACCGTTACTAGCTTTGCCATTAAGTTCAACGTCGCCATTTTCGACCTGTACGTTCAAATTTTCTAATTCTAAATTTGGATTAGTACGTAACTCATGAGTAATAGATTGTTGTAAATTAGGTTGTGTGGCCACACTACTTACTACTGCTAAATGCGTTGCTGCACTAACTTTAAAAGCAGAGACTAATAAAAATAAACAACAAAACGAAATAAAACCGATAGTAAATTTAATGCGACTCATAACTATATCCTTAGTGTTTTTGAAAAAGCAGCGCCGATACTCGGCGTTTTAATACTCATACACTAGCTTGGGTTACAAGTTTTATTCCAAAATTAACCATTTGAAATAATTGGATATTTTATTAAGTAGTTATTCAGCTAAGTAGTTTTTACATATTACTCTGAATTGCTTACTCACTGTTTTTAAGCCACAAAAAAGCCGACAAACGTCGGCTCAATCAAATGTATTAAAGCTAAAGCTATTTTTTCTTTTTAGCTTTGGCTTTTTTCTTCGCTTTCATTTTTACTGGATCTTTACGCTTTTTAACTGGTGGCTTAGCTTCTTTATGTTTTGGCTCTAATCCTTTAAATACACGGCGTTTTAGCTTCTGTTCTATGTAACGTTCTACTTTGTAAAGGATGCCAATATCGTGCGCTTCAATTAGTGAAATCGCTATGCCT
It encodes the following:
- a CDS encoding cobyric acid synthase, whose translation is MKTLMVQGTTSDAGKSTLVAALCRVFANQGVNVAPFKPQNMALNSAVTHDGGEIGRAQALQAVAAKVAPEIDFNPILLKPNSDTGAQVIIHGRAISNMEADSYHDYKKVAMEAVLTSHNRLAKRFDLLLVEGAGSPAEINLRANDIANMGYAEKVDCPVIIIADIDKGGVFAHLVGTLALLSESEQARVKGFVINRFRGDISLLQGGLDWLEEYTGKPVLGVLPYLHDLALDAEDAVAIDNNVTEASINIAVLLVPHISNHTDFDALRLHPHINITYVRHTQTIPDVDLIIVPGSKNVLSDLVFLKNEGWDQQIKRHLRYGGKVLGICGGMQMLGNTICDPNAVESSLGQIAGLALSDFDTLLGEQKVLSQVNAILNLNQQQVACQGYEIHAGISKGQALNKPLIRFNKHPNGFETDGFISDDNAIAGTYLHGLFDNAAATELLLKWLKPDSEISAISINEHRERQLERLAEMCQTHLNIEQIIKIYQGHNND
- the cobO gene encoding cob(I)yrinic acid a,c-diamide adenosyltransferase — translated: MTESTNDKHQQRQQKVKEQVDARVAAAQQEKGIFQVITGNGKGKSTSGFGVVARCVGHGKKAAVCQFIKGTWECGERNLLQGAGVEFAVMNTGFTWDTQNKEADTAAAQATWQESKRMLSDSSIDVVLLDELTYMVTYGYIDLEEVVAAINNRPAMQSVIITGRAAHRTLIELADTVSEVRNVKHAFESGVKALKGFDY
- a CDS encoding cobalamin-binding protein; translation: MLKRIILGLLLFAVYVPQVLADKPLRIVALAPHIVENLYAIGAGDLIVGTLDYADYPQEATKIERIGGYNGISIEKLLMLKPDMVIAWKSGNQAEDLAQIKRLGIELHLSNPRSIEGVAKEILKLGQLTGHIEQSKKVAEAFTVKLNAIKAAQHNKTMLTGFYQLWPEPMMTVSKNTWINQLIETCQVTNVFADSDTDYPQISIENVIVTKPQVIIIPDEKSKRVIPTVNWQQWPEIPAVKYEQFISVNADLLHRFSPRMLDGLAQMCDKIEVSRELIKSQL
- the ung gene encoding uracil-DNA glycosylase; this encodes MSNWSSFLNHELSQAYMQQTLEYVANKRSNGIAVYPPEPQVFSAFDATPLSDIKVVILGQDPYHGEGQAHGLCFSVLPEVKKLPPSLKNIYKELVTDINGFITPEHGYLQSWADQGVFLLNTVLTVEQGQAHSHKHLGWEQFTDNVITHINEHCQGVVFILWGAHAQKKGKSIDRQRHHVLSGPHPSPLSAHRGFFGCQHFSKTNELLIAQGAQPINWQV
- a CDS encoding DUF3545 family protein; translated protein: MDSLNEIIEILEGSDTSKKTSQKNKKRKWREIEAIKDKQRLRKELQELDYFADSIAIDELEF
- the tal gene encoding transaldolase, whose amino-acid sequence is MTSALQRLKQHSSIVADTGDIEAIKKHQPEDATTNPSLLLKASEIEAYKPYLDKAWQYAKETEQQPAKQLELACDYFAVLLGKEISEIVPGYISTEVDARLSFDTQATINKAHTLLSLYEKEGVSKDKILIKVASTWEGIKAAEQLEKEGTKCNLTLLFSDAQARACADANVFLISPFVGRILDWHVANGMEKPTDPLQDPGVQSVRSIFEFYKRHDYKTVVMGASFRNTGEIIALTGCDKLTISPNLLEELGNLEDAQEYLLESDIAKEPKPEPLSEAQFRWLHNQDAMATEKLAEGIRSFADAQEQLEARFKAM
- the yaaA gene encoding peroxide stress protein YaaA, with the translated sequence MITVISPAKNLDYDTPPATDKFTQPELLEHSEALMKVCRELTPAQIGSLMKISDKLAGLNAARFSEWAQPFTTSNAKQAVLAFNGDVYGGLDADTLTAKQLDYAQEHLRILSGLYGLLKPLDLMQAYRLEMGTKLENSRGKNLYEFWGSIIANKLNDVLAAQDAQYLVNLASNEYFKAVDKKSLNAQIITPHFKDCKNGQYKVISFYAKKARGMMARYLIENQVTQLSQLKEFTVAGYYFSSEATTKELEPVFLREEQS
- a CDS encoding mechanosensitive ion channel family protein — translated: MLSIPSITEAEKLIEEKLGGWFDVVISHIPNFIVAVIIAIIFSFIARLAGKGMKKVLRRSLDSTQIADLMASIFKVIVLSVGVFIALDFMGLKSTVTSLLAGAGIVGLAIGFAFQDMTENLIAGIAMGIRKPFKAGDVIETDNVFGSVHSINLRNTLIESFYGQLILVPNKILFRNVLRNYSTLGVRRIEVPVGISYADDIEKASEVIVEKINQFDFVIRKNETAVYAEGFGDSSINLLVWFWIKYPGEPDFMTVRHKGVVAVKQALDAADISIPFPIRTLDFGIKGGEKLDAMISDKISQQSANKEGDNNTDASQGK
- a CDS encoding BON domain-containing protein, translated to MSRIKFTIGFISFCCLFLLVSAFKVSAATHLAVVSSVATQPNLQQSITHELRTNPNLELENLNVQVENGDVELNGKASNGFERALAQKFLENMDGVKVIRNKISVI